TTTATCTCATTATATGTAACTGGTGAACTTGGTTATTCTCTTGCTTTTGCAGGAATTTTACTTGCCTTAAGACTAGTTGGCCAACAAGGCTTTATGATGTTTGGTGGTTATTTTGGAGACAAATTCGGATACAAACAAATGATGTTTATTGGATTTTTATGCCGAGGCATTGGATTTGCAGGCATTGGACTTGTTGAATCTCACGCACTCCTACTCGTTATGGGTATGATTGGTGGGCTTGGTGGTGCCTTATTTAGTCCAGCACTAAAATCATTGCTAATCTATAATCAACCTAAGAGCTACCATCGTGAATTATTTTCTTACATAAATATGACCGGAAATGCCGGGACCATTCTTGGCCCTTTGTTTGGCCTACTCTTTTCAGTTCAACAATTTCCGACTCTAAGCTTAATATCCGGACTCATGTTTGCGATGATCGGCACAATCTTATTGTTTCTTCCCATTAAACAAGCTGCGGCAGATGAGAATATTTCTTTTCGTTCTGGAATCAAACAGATTATTTTAAACAAACAACTGATCTCAATCATTATCCTAATGATCCCTTTCCACTTTATCCATCAGCAGTTGTTCCTGACCTATCCACTTATCGCAACAAAACTGACAGGGAGCTCAGGCTGGTTATTCACATTAATCACTATCTTAGTTATTATCGGTCAGCTATCCATTACAAAACACACTAAAAAAAGATCTACTACATTTTTATTAACCACAGGATATCTTGTCTTACTGTTAACCTTTGTCCCATTAATTATTTTTGAACACACATCTACACTTATCCTATCGTTAGTAGGGATCGCTCTCTCGATTATGCTGATGCAGCCAACCTTTCATTCCTACATTGTTGGCCAAGCAACTTCTAGTACTCTAGGCATATTCTTAGGATTTTCAAATCTTGCGATGGCGATTGGCGGTGCTTTTGGGAACATATTTGGTGGGAGTTTGTATGAATCGTTTACTGAGCAAAGTCAAGGTAGCTTTTATTGGGTTCTGTTAGCGATGGTTTGTGGCTTAGCTTTCCTATACGGGAGAATAACGATGACCCGCCACAAAACAAAGTTGAGATGACACTTCGGGAAATGCGTCAGAAAAAACGATTAGCGTATTGATTAATCATAGGGAGGCACACTACATGTAAAAAGGGTGTGCCTTTTTTGAAATTATTGCAGGTATCTTGCTTCACTTTGTTACTATTGCTTACACCTTGTGCGGTCGGGAAGCAGAAACATAAGTGATCAATCAATTTGAACAGCCATCCATTTTAGAACGAGCCTTTCTTCGTTCGCTTGGTGAAAGTGTCATTTTAAAAGTGATGGTCTCTCATGGGGACATCCAACTTTATTTTGCTCCAAGAATTGAAAAAATTGTACACAATGACACAGAGGATTTTTATGATATTTCATTACGAGTTATTGGATTTGAAGGTCCACATAACCCTCCATATACGTTGATAAAAATGACAGTTCGCATTCCAGGTAATAACTTTGAAAAGTATAGTGTCTTACATTATAGCCACAGAGTGATCTCCAACGAAGAGCTAGACGAACTAGCAAAATTTGCACCGGATTAAAGAATTATTCCCCTTCCACATGTATAATCTTTTCTCCACCATCGTCATCATAAATCGTTAGTGTGAAACTTTTCATCTTCTCAAGTAATTCTTCAGGAAAGTCTTCTGCAAATGTAACACCATATGTTTGCTCACTTCCAGAGTCAATACTAACAGGTATGAACTCTTTCATGGCGTCTTGGCTAAGATCAAAGTCCCTTCCCTGATACGCTTGGACATCCGGGTCTGAAAAGATCACCTCAAACGAGATTTCAGTTGAAGACCTACCTTGATTTTCAAGAACCAAGTTAAAGTTTTTCACAGGTTCACTCATTGTATAACTCCTGATAAACTCGATATTTTGTGCGTTAGAATTGCAACCTATTAATAGGATAGATAACAGTATGGTTGAAAATAAAAGAGCTACTAAGCTTCTCATTATAACCTCCAAAATATTCCTTATACCTAAATTAGTATTAATGATATGTTCGCAAAATGTTCATAATCATTTTTGTCTAATTATGTCGAATGAGTATGACTATAGTCCAGTTCCATTTATAATGTGTAATTGAAATACATTAGAAAATTAAGGGGATTGAATATTGAATAAAAAATATCTTTTACTATCACTTGGTCTAGTTAGTGTAATGGCGCTTGCCGCTTGTGGCACTGAGGACAATGCTCCAGAAACTTCAAACGCCGAAGAAACATCACAAGAATCTAAAGAGACTGTGGATACTACACAAGCAAACGTAACTGAAGATGATGATGCAGACGATGAAGTATCAGTAGATAATGATTGGGAACACCAAATTGGTGATACAAATGATGATGGCACGATTAAACTTTTGATGAGAAATGATACAACAGATGTGCTTGAAACCGGAACCATGTCCCTCAACCTTCCACAAGTAACGGTAAGCGAAATTATGGAATGGTCTGCTGATTTGGCTGAATACTACGATTTTGAGCCCACAGGTGTCATTCAAATTGATATGGAGGTTTCAAATTCATCAGATGACACCATAAACTATTATATGGATCAAGCAACCATCACAACAAACACCGGAGAGCAACTAGAACCTGACTTACTTTCAAGTGATCATATTGGTGGCGAGTTTATTGGAGCCGTGAACAAAAGCGGATCCGTTCGATACTTGCTAAAAGATTCTAACCCTAACGACGTTGAATGGGTACGCATTATAATTGACGGCCCATATGACGAAAACTTGGATGCAGTTGGAGAAGACATTGACGTTCAAATTGATTTTTAATTTAGAGCCTTCATTGGCTCTTTTTCTATTAATCTTATGTCTTATATTTTTTATACGATTCTATATCTATTTTCAATTGAGCTAAGGAATTTTGCCAAAAGGTTGGTTGTGTTAGATCTATATGAAAGTGTTTTTTGATTAGAAGCTCAAGTGGAATTGTTCCGGTATCACTTAGAAACGATTGAAACTTCAAAGGGAATCTTTCATCTGTTTTTGCCATTTCTAGAAGTCCAGTGCTTAACAAAAAGCCAAATGTATATGGATAATTATAAAAAGGAGTGCTTGCTTGATAGAATTGGACATATTTCATCCACATAAAAGGTTCATACTCCCTTAACGCATAACTATAAGCCTTCTCTTGACTTACTAAAGATAGTTTTTCTATTTTCTCTAGATTAAGAGATCCTATTTTTCTACATTCATAAAAATCATTTTCAAATAAGAATGCTGCTCTGATAGACGTCAAATAGTTTAGACTACGCTTTAGTTTCGACTCCAGTATTGCTGTTTTTAGTGTAATGTCTTTAGTGTGATGAATGAGATGATTGATAAACAAAGTTTCAAAAAATATAGATGAAGTTTCAGCCATTGTCATTTCAAATGTTTCATCTGAAAAAAGTAGCGACGGCTTATTCTTCATTTGACGAAAATGCCAAGCATGACCTAATTCATGTGCAAGTCTTCTAGCACTATCGATACTATTATCATAACTTAATGAGATTCTTGATTCTCTCTTTGATATAAATGGTGCACAAAATCCCCCAGGAGATTTTGACTGTCGTTGTTCAGCATCCACCCACTTTTTTGATATGGCTTCCTTTACGAATTCCACCATATTGCTATCAATATTTTCAAGAGCATCACTCAGTAAGTCAACTGCTTCTTTAAATGTAATCTTGTATGTCACTTCCTCGGAAGAGCTGGTGTATTCATGCCATGAAAGACGTTGTTTATCTAATTCTTTCGCTCTAATAGTTAAATATGTAGTAAAATCCTCTCTGTAATTATCTACTGTTCCCCACATCATGTCTAATGCCTCTTTAGAAATACCATTTACCTTTAATGTTTCATCAAGGTAATCGATTGATTTCATTTTGTAGAGAGTAAGTCTTAAACCAACCATCTGATTATAGATTGAGGCAAATATGTTAGCTTGTAATGCCACACTTTCATTTAATTCCTTAAATATGTTTTCCTTTTCAGGTAATTCTGTATGAGACATAGCTAAACGACTAGCTTCAGCGAAAGATAATTCGGTATGCAAATGATTAAAATAAGCCTTTACCTTTATTTGATCTCGAAGCTGTATGTACATATCTTCAAAACTACTTAATGTTTCTTTTGAAAAACTTGAAATTTCTCTTTCCGCATTGCTTTCATTTATCCCTCCTTTTACTAATTCGGATACAAAACGATTGTTAGTAATATGAGACCAGTTTTCATATTGTTCCTCACTTAAGTTTCTAAGAGACTTTCGTACATCTAATAGAATTTGACGAACTTTAGTCTTAACGGTTGAAATATTTGTATCTAATGAACGTAAACTGGAGGCTTCTACTTCTTCAGTCGTTAAACAATAATAAAAAGATTCTATTGATTCAATTTCTGTGATTATTTCTGATATGATCATCAATTCATGTGATCCAAGTATTTTTGAGTAGCTATCGAACTCAATGGCAACCAATCTTTCTAAAAGATCTTTTATATGTTTCTCTAATCTATTGATGTCCAATCCATAGTAAAGGCTATCCAAATCCCAGCGTATTGGCACATTAATTGTATCCAAAGCCTTCCCCCTCCTTGACTTAGTTTAAACTAGTTTTCCTAGATAAATAAAAGTCTGTTCCTCCTAATCAAATTAACGGTTGGACTATGCTCAGTTCGAAACAATCATCGCTTGAATACTGCTAGATTAGAGTCTGTTCCTCCTAATGTTGCTTGCGGGGTTAGACTATGCAGTTCCCAGCCTTCCTTTGCTTGTTCATTTAATACATCCTGAATGCTTGCTAGCTGCTTCTTAGTAATAACGTTAGTAAGTAAAAGAGTTTTGTATTCCAATAAGTTCACACTCCATCCTATCATTTTATGGGGCAAAATCAGTAACACCAGTCATTAATAAAACAATCCATACAATATATAATAGTGGAAATGATAACGAAAGTAGTAACGATAAAATAGGGACCAATCTCTTTTTTGTTTTGACTATAGAAAATATGGACAGCATTACTCCAATGAATGTAAAGGCAAACATAGAATAGTCACCAGACATATATCCAATCATAACAATTCAAAAAATGTAAAAGTGAAAACGAAACACAAGATACTCATTGCTAAAGCTGTATAGACTAAGAGATTTTCTCTTTTTTTAGTATTCATCCTTCCTCCTTCCTTATTATGGGATTGTCATTAGTCTAACATATATGTTCATATTTTTTAAACACGCATAAAACTTAAATCATCTCCAATATATTGTTATGGATTTCTAAATGATTTCTAAATTATTTATATAATTGAACCAACTTACCTAATTTAACTGTATGATTACGATCGATACAGGTTTTATGCCCGGTAACCCTGAATCTTCAAATTTGGATGACTCCAGTATATATTTTAGTATTAACTGCATTGACATTAATGACCATAATAAAAACAAAAAACAAAGGTTGAGATTAACCTTTGTTTTTTCTTGTTTAATTTGACGTTGCTAGTCATTCGTTCAACTATATTTTTAGTGCGTAATTATTACTTCACAGTTTTATGGAAAGTCGTGCGTAATAATGCGATCAAAATGACAGCTGATAACACGATGTTAATGACAAATAATACACGTATATTTAAAAACTCTGCCCATAAGCCTCCAACGATAATTCCTAGTGGCATCGTCATTTGTGCGAGTGTTGCTACAGATCCTGAAACACGTCCCAACATATGATTAGGCGTATTCTCTTGGCGAACAGCAAGATATATCACATTTGAAACGCTTGTTGAGAAAGTAAACAATGCCATAGCAATGGCAATCATCCACCAAGAGGTAGCAAAAGCAAGAATGCTAAATGCAATCACATCAAAAATGTTTGTATATGTATAGATTTTCCCTCTAGGAAAAAGTGTTGTTAGCTTTTTAACAATAAGCGCTCCAATAAGACCGCCCGCGGAACCAATGCTTATATAAAAACCCACTTGTGCTTCTGTTGCTTGGAGCTCATCCAAAGCAAAAAAGTGTAAAACACCCATCATCAAACTAAAGCCAAAGTTCTGAAAAAAGATTACATACGTTGTAACTCTGAGAAGCGGATTATTAAAGAGTTCATGGAACCCTTCTTTGGCCTCTTTCCAAAATGAGCCATTCTCGCTATTTTCTAGTCCCTCTACTTTTAGCGACGGCAGCAAAATCGCGCATAAAAGGGCTAGTGTGATAAAAACAAGCTGTACAGCCGTAGTTCAGCAAAACTAAAAGCAGCCAGTGTTAAACCAGCAAACATAGGTCCGATAAGACGCACCATGTTTGTAACGATACCAAGTCTTGCATTAGCCTCTGTTAACTGGTCTTTTTGCACAGTTTGTGGCAATGCAGCATGGGTTGCACTAGTATGTATGAGACCGGAAGTAGCAAAGAAAAAACCAACAAAATATAAGCTCCAAAGCTGTACGCTTTCAGAAAATAGTAGAACGGTTAAAATTGCGATTGTTATCCATTGCAGCGCCGCAGCAGAAACGAGCAATTTTTTACGATTGATTCGATCTACAAAAATACCTGCAGCAATTCCTAAAAGACCACTTACTAAAAACTCCATTAAGCGCATGGTACTTATTAGAAAGGCACTTTGTGTTAATTCATACATTAATAAAGGCATCATCACAATGTACATGTAAAGACCTAAATTGCTAGTTGTATCACTACCTAATAAAAATAAAAAAGGTCGATTCCTCCATAGTGAACGCGCTGGATCTTTTGAAAACGTAGGTTTCGGATTCTCCAAACAGACTCCTCCTATAATATAAAAATCAGAAAATATTTGAACCAATTAAAACTTTCAAATAATCATGCTTTCGTATCTTACCATACTTTTATTGAATAATTTGGAATTATCATATTTTTTTATTTGGATTTTTGAGACCGTTTTTTACATGCAAGACCTCCTCTCCACACGTGAGAGACCGTTTTCTACATGCAAGATCCGCTTTCCACATGCAAGACCTCCTCTCTACACGCGAGAGCTCGTTTTCTACATGCAAGATCCTCTTTCCACATGCAAGGCCTCCTCTCTACACGCGAGGGCTCGTTTTCTACATGTAAGATCCTCTTTCCACACGCAAGGCCTTTTCTCTACACGCAAGAACCCTCTTTCTACATGCGAGATCCACTTTTCACACACACCGCCTCTTCGCAACATCACTTCTTCAGGCAACTCTTTTATTCATATTAGCCGATCCCTCCTTGTCACCCCCATCCCCTCTCCAACATAGGCTATTGTACTAAGTTCACGGAGGAGAGGTTCATCATGGTTGAGCTGACGCTGGCGCATTGGGTGTATTTGGCGGGTACGGTTTTGATTATATTAACGATGCTGGTTCGGCAGAATGTGTTGGTTCCGTCGCTGTTGATGACGTTTTTGGTGGGTTGGCTGTATATGGGCTCTTTTGCGGAGGGGCTACAGACGATTTTTAATGCGAGTTTGGTGGCGGCTGCGGAGTTGTTTAATATCTTCTTGATTATTACGGTGATGACGGCCCTTTTGCATGCGCTTAAGTCACTTCAGGCGGATGAGCGGATGGTGCGTCCGTTTGGTTATGTGATGAAGACGGGGCATTCGTCGTTTTGGGTATTGGCCTTTATTACGTATGGGATTTCGTTATTTTTCTGGCCGACGCCTGCCATTCCTCTAGTTGGAGCTATCTTGATTCCGGTTGCAATCAAGGCAGGACTACCTCCGATGGCAACTGGAGTAGCGATCGCCATTGCAGGTCAAGGTATGGCATTGTCGTCTGATTATATGATCAAAATTGCTCCAATGCTAAGTGCAACGGCGGTTGGAGTTGAGGTTTCGTCCGTTGCTGATAAGGCGTTGGTGCTGTCCCTTATCACGGGCATTACGGCATTGGTGTTGGCTTACTTTCGTTTACGGAAAACGATTCAAAAGCCTTCGATTCAGCATTTGCAGCGATGGAACAAAGTGAATGGGACGGAGAAAGTTTATGCTTCACGCATTCAAACCAAAAAAGAAGCGAAGGTTGGTCTCTTTTTTGCGATTGCCGTTCCTCTCGCTTTTT
The nucleotide sequence above comes from Alkalicoccobacillus plakortidis. Encoded proteins:
- a CDS encoding MFS transporter — its product is MESFKLWKKYGWRATLLIITEFFLTFSFFLFVPFISLYVTGELGYSLAFAGILLALRLVGQQGFMMFGGYFGDKFGYKQMMFIGFLCRGIGFAGIGLVESHALLLVMGMIGGLGGALFSPALKSLLIYNQPKSYHRELFSYINMTGNAGTILGPLFGLLFSVQQFPTLSLISGLMFAMIGTILLFLPIKQAAADENISFRSGIKQIILNKQLISIIILMIPFHFIHQQLFLTYPLIATKLTGSSGWLFTLITILVIIGQLSITKHTKKRSTTFLLTTGYLVLLLTFVPLIIFEHTSTLILSLVGIALSIMLMQPTFHSYIVGQATSSTLGIFLGFSNLAMAIGGAFGNIFGGSLYESFTEQSQGSFYWVLLAMVCGLAFLYGRITMTRHKTKLR
- a CDS encoding peptidase M3 yields the protein MDTINVPIRWDLDSLYYGLDINRLEKHIKDLLERLVAIEFDSYSKILGSHELMIISEIITEIESIESFYYCLTTEEVEASSLRSLDTNISTVKTKVRQILLDVRKSLRNLSEEQYENWSHITNNRFVSELVKGGINESNAEREISSFSKETLSSFEDMYIQLRDQIKVKAYFNHLHTELSFAEASRLAMSHTELPEKENIFKELNESVALQANIFASIYNQMVGLRLTLYKMKSIDYLDETLKVNGISKEALDMMWGTVDNYREDFTTYLTIRAKELDKQRLSWHEYTSSSEEVTYKITFKEAVDLLSDALENIDSNMVEFVKEAISKKWVDAEQRQSKSPGGFCAPFISKRESRISLSYDNSIDSARRLAHELGHAWHFRQMKNKPSLLFSDETFEMTMAETSSIFFETLFINHLIHHTKDITLKTAILESKLKRSLNYLTSIRAAFLFENDFYECRKIGSLNLEKIEKLSLVSQEKAYSYALREYEPFMWMKYVQFYQASTPFYNYPYTFGFLLSTGLLEMAKTDERFPLKFQSFLSDTGTIPLELLIKKHFHIDLTQPTFWQNSLAQLKIDIESYKKYKT
- a CDS encoding DUF4177 domain-containing protein, giving the protein MEYKTLLLTNVITKKQLASIQDVLNEQAKEGWELHSLTPQATLGGTDSNLAVFKR
- a CDS encoding MFS transporter; amino-acid sequence: MLPSLKVEGLENSENGSFWKEAKEGFHELFNNPLLRVTTYVIFFQNFGFSLMMGVLHFFALDELQATEAQVGFYISIGSAGGLIGALIVKKLTTLFPRGKIYTYTNIFDVIAFSILAFATSWWMIAIAMALFTFSTSVSNVIYLAVRQENTPNHMLGRVSGSVATLAQMTMPLGIIVGGLWAEFLNIRVLFVINIVLSAVILIALLRTTFHKTVK
- a CDS encoding MFS transporter, with product MENPKPTFSKDPARSLWRNRPFLFLLGSDTTSNLGLYMYIVMMPLLMYELTQSAFLISTMRLMEFLVSGLLGIAAGIFVDRINRKKLLVSAAALQWITIAILTVLLFSESVQLWSLYFVGFFFATSGLIHTSATHAALPQTVQKDQLTEANARLGIVTNMVRLIGPMFAGLTLAAFSFAELRLYSLFLSH